A region of Peromyscus maniculatus bairdii isolate BWxNUB_F1_BW_parent chromosome 7, HU_Pman_BW_mat_3.1, whole genome shotgun sequence DNA encodes the following proteins:
- the Acp5 gene encoding tartrate-resistant acid phosphatase type 5 produces the protein MDAQTVLLGLQIMSLPLLAHCTAPTPTLRFVAVGDWGGVPNAPFHTAREMANAKEIARTVKIMGADFIMSLGDNFYFTGVHDANDKRFQETFEDVFSDPALRNVPWYVLAGNHDHLGNVSAQIAYSKVSKRWNFPSPYYRLHFKIPRTNVTVAIFMLDTVMLCGNSDDFSNQQPKMPRDLGVARSQMSWLKKQLAAAREDYVLVAGHYPIWSIAEHGPTRCLVKHLRPLLTTYGVTAYLCGHDHNLQYLQDENGVGYVLSGAGNFMDPSVRHQRKVPNGYLRFHYGSEDSLGGFTYVEISSKEMSITYVEASGKSLFKTSLPRRPRL, from the exons ATGGACGCACAGACGGTGCTGCTGGGCCTGCAGATCATGTCACTCCCGCTCCTGGCTCACTGTACGGCCCCTACTCCCACCCTGAGATTTGTGGCTGTGGGTGACTGGGGCGGGGTCCCCAATGCCCCATTCCACACAGCGCGGGAGATGGCCAACGCTAAAGAAATCGCCAGAACCGTGAAGATCATGGGTGCGGACTTCATCATGTCCCTGGGGGACAACTTCTACTTCACTGGAGTGCACGATGCCAATGACAAGAGGTTCCAG GAAACCTTTGAGGATGTGTTCTCCGACCCTGCCCTGCGCAATGTCCCCTGGTACGTGCTGGCTGGAAACCATGACCACCTTGGCAACGTCTCGGCACAAATTGCCTACTCCAAGGTCTCCAAGCGCTG GAACTTCCCAAGCCCTTACTACCGTTTACACTTCAAAATTCCACGGACAAACGTCACTGTGGCCATCTTCATGCTGGACACAGTGATGCTGTGCGGCAACTCTGATGACTTCAGCAACCAGCAGCCCAAAATGCCCCGAGACCTGGGGGTGGCCCGCAGCCAGATGTCCTGGCTCAAAAAGCAGTTGGCAGCAGCCAGGGAGGACTATGTTTTGGTGGCTGGCCACTACCCCATCTGGTCCATTGCTGAACACGGACCCACCCGCTGCCTGGTCAAGCACTTGCGGCCACTGTTGACCACGTACGGGGTCACCGCCTACCTGTGTGGACATGACCACAACTTGCAG TATCTGCAGGATGAGAACGGAGTGGGCTATGTGCTGAGCGGGGCCGGCAACTTTATGGACCCCTCTGTGCGACACCAACGCAAGGTCCCCAACGGCTATCTGCGCTTTCACTACGGGTCCGAGGACTCCCTGGGTGGCTTCACGTATGTGGAGATAAGCTCCAAAGAAATGAGCATCACCTATGTGGAAGCTTCTGGAAAGTCACTCTTCAAGACCAGCCTCCCCAGGCGACCCAGACTCTGA